Proteins from a genomic interval of Spea bombifrons isolate aSpeBom1 chromosome 4, aSpeBom1.2.pri, whole genome shotgun sequence:
- the BPGM gene encoding bisphosphoglycerate mutase, protein MSKYKLVMLRHGEGAWTVENRFCSWVDQKLSLDGIKEAEMCGKHLKSLGFEFDVVFTSVLSRSIQTAWLVLQELGQEWVPVQSSWRLNERHYGALIGLNRADLALNHGEEQVKMWRRSYDVAPPPIDESHPYYQVIHTDRRYSRCDIQEEKLPKSESLKQVIERLLPYWNDVIAPQIKQGKNVLISAHGNSTRALLKHLEGISDTDIINISLPTGVPVLLELDENLHPVKPHVFLGDQQAIQAAIKKVEDQGKVKPTKN, encoded by the exons ATGTCAAAGTATAAACTTGTTATGTTGAGGCATGGCGAAGGTGCCTGGACTGTTGAAAACCGCTTTTGCAGCTGGGTTGATCAGAAGCTGAGTCTCGACGGAATAAAGGAAGCGGAAATGTGCGGAAAACATCTTAAGTCGTTGGGTTTTGAGTTTGATGTGGTCTTCACTTCGGTACTGAGTCGTTCTATACAAACAGCGTGGCTGGTGTTGCAAGAGCTGGGACAGGAGTGGGTTCCGGTACAGAGTTCTTGGAGACTGAACGAGAGGCATTACGGGGCGCTGATTGGTCTCAACCGAGCAGACCTGGCGTTGAACCATGGTGAAGAACAAGTGAAGATGTGGAGGAGAAGCTACGATGTCGCTCCTCCGCCGATAGACGAGAGCCATCCCTATTACCAAGTAATACACACAGATCGGAGGTACTCTCGTTGCGATATACAAGAGGAAAAGCTGCCAAAATCGGAGAGCTTGAAGCAAGTCATAGAGAGACTTCTCCCCTACTGGAATGATGTGATTGCACCACAAATTAAACAAGGCAAAAATGTTCTTATATCTGCCCATGGAAACAGCACAAGGGCATTGTTAAAGCATTTAGAAG GTATTTCTGATACAGACATAATAAACATTTCTCTTCCGACTGGCGTTCCTGTGCTCCTAGAACTTGATGAAAACCTGCACCCGGTTAAGCCTCACGTGTTCCTGGGCGATCAGCAGGCCATCCAAGCTGCCATCAAAAAAGTGGAGGATCAAGGCAAAGTGAAACCTACCAAGAATTAG